A region from the Rhodamnia argentea isolate NSW1041297 chromosome 7, ASM2092103v1, whole genome shotgun sequence genome encodes:
- the LOC115746859 gene encoding cell division cycle protein 48 homolog: MTNQAESSDAKGTKRDFSTAILERKKAANRLVVDEAINDDNSVVALHPETMEKLQLFRGDTILVKGKKRKDTVCIALADDTCEEPKIRMNKVVRSNLRVRLGDVVSVHQCPDVKYGKRVHILPVDDTIEGLTGNLFDAFLKPYFLEAYRPVRKGDLFLVRGGMRSVEFKVIETDPAEYCVVAPDTEIFCEGEPVRREDENRLDEVGYDDVGGVRKQMAQIRELVELPLRHPQLFKSIGVKPPKGILLYGPPGSGKTLIARAVANETGAFFFCINGPEIMSKLAGESESNLRKAFEEAEKNAPSIIFIDEIDSIAPKREKTHGEVERRIVSQLLTLMDGLKSRAHVIVIGATNRPNSIDPALRRFGRFDREIDIGVPDEVGRLEVLRIHTKNMKLAEDVDLERISKDTHGYVGADLAALCTEAALQCIREKMDVIDLEDETIDAEILNSMAVTNEHFHTALGTSNPSALRETVVEVPNVSWEDIGGLENVKRELQETVQYPVEHPEKFEKFGMSPSKGVLFYGPPGCGKTLLAKAIANECQANFISVKGPELLTMWFGESEANVREIFDKARQSAPCVLFFDELDSIATQRGSSVGDAGGAADRVLNQLLTEMDGMSAKKTVFIIGATNRPDIIDPALLRPGRLDQLIYIPLPDEDSRHQIFKACLRKSPISKDVDLRALAKYTQGFSGADITEICQRACKYAIRENIEKDIERERRRRDNPEAMEEDVEDEVAEIKAAHFEESMKYARRSVSDADIRKYQAFAQTLQQSRGFGSEFRFAEAGTGAAGSDPFAASAGGADDDDLYS; encoded by the exons ATGACCAACCAAGCTGAATCCTCCGACGC CAAGGGGACGAAGAGGGACTTCAGCACAGCGATTCTGGAGCGCAAGAAGGCTGCCAATCGCCTCGTCGTCGACGAGGCCATCAACGACGACAATTCTGTGGTTGCTCTCCATCCGGAGACCATGGAGAAGCTCCAGCTCTTCCGCGGCGACACCATCCTGGTCAAG gggaagaaaaggaaagacacTGTTTGCATTGCACTTGCTGACGACACATGCGAGGAGCCAAAGATTAGGATGAACAAAGTGGTGAGATCAAACCTGAGGGTTAGGCTGGGAGATGTTGTTTCGGTGCACCAGTGTCCTGATGTCAAGTATGGAAAGCGTGTTCACATACTTCCTGTGGATGACACCATTGAAGGGCTTACTGGAAATCTCTTTGATGCATTCTTGAAGC CTTACTTCCTGGAGGCATATCGCCCTGTAAGGAAGGGTGATCTCTTCCTTGTTAGAGGAGGAATGAGAAGTGTCGAGTTCAAGGTTATTGAGACCGACCCTGCCGAGTATTGTGTTGTTGCCCCAGACACAGAGATCTTCTGCGAGGGAGAACCTGTGAGGAGGGAGGATGAGAATAGGTTAGATGAGGTTGGTTATGACGATGTTGGTGGTGTTAGGAAGCAAATGGCTCAAATTAGGGAGCTGGTAGAGCTACCATTGAGACATCCACAGTTATTCAAATCAATTGGTGTGAAACCACCGAAAGGAATCCTGCTGTATGGACCACCTGGATCTGGGAAAACCCTCATTGCAAGGGCAGTTGCAAATGAAACTggtgctttctttttttgtatcaatGGTCCAGAAATCATGTCAAAGTTGGCTGGTGAAAGTGAAAGCAATCTCAGGAAAGCTTTTGAGGAAGCTGAGAAAAATGCACCTTCCATCATCTTCATTGATGAGATCGATTCAATTGCTCCGAAGCGAGAGAAGACTCATGGAGAAGTCGAGAGGAGGATTGTTTCTCAGCTGCTAACACTCATGGATGGTTTGAAATCTCGTGCCCATGTCATAGTTATCGGAGCTACTAACCGACCAAACAGCATTGACCCAGCTTTGAGACGATTTGGGAGATTTGACAGGGAAATCGATATTGGTGTTCCAGACGAAGTGGGGCGCCTTGAAGTCCTCCGCATTCATACAAAGAACATGAAGCTTGCTGAAGAT GTTGATTTGGAAAGAATTTCTAAGGACACACATGGCTATGTTGGTGCTGATCTTGCTGCTCTCTGCACTGAAGCTGCACTTCAGTGCATCAGAGAGAAGATGGATGTCATTGACTTGGAAGATGAGACGATAGATGCAGAGATATTAAACTCCATGGCAGTTACAAATGAGCACTTCCATACAGCTCTTGGAACAAGCAACCCATCTGCTCTGCGTGAGACA GTGGTTGAAGTGCCGAACGTGAGCTGGGAAGATATTGGCGGTCTTGAGAATGTCAAAAGAGAGCTTCAAGAG ACTGTTCAATATCCAGTGGAGCATCCTGAGAAGTTTGAGAAATTTGGAATGTCACCTTCTAAGGGAGTCCTTTTCTATGGTCCTCCTGGATGTGGCAAAACTCTTCTGGCCAAAGCTATAGCCAATGAATGTCAGGCAAATTTTATCAGTGTGAAAGGCCCTGAGCTGCTTACTATGTGGTTTGGAGAGAGTGAGGCGAACGTGCGTGAAATTTTTGACAAAGCCCGACAATCTGCTCCGTGTGTTCTATTTTTTGACGAGCTTGACTCGATTGCTACACAG AGAGGAAGCAGTGTTGGAGATGCTGGGGGTGCTGCTGATAGGGTTTTGAACCAACTGCTCACTGAGATGGATGGGATGTCTGCGAAGAAAACTGTGTTCATCATTGGAGCCACCAACAGGCCAGACATTATAGACCCTGCACTTCTACGTCCAGGCCGTCTTGATCAACTGATTTACATCCCTCTCCCTGATGAGGACTCTCGACATCAAATTTTCAAGGCATGCTTGAGGAAATCTCCAATCTCCAAAGACGTTGATCTGAGAGCTCTTGCTAAGTACACGCAAGGGTTCAGCGGTGCTGATATCACAGAAATATGCCAGCGTGCTTGCAAATATGCCATCAGAGAAAACATCGAGAAA GATatcgagagggagagaaggagaAGGGACAATCCAGAAGCCATGGAGGAGGACGTTGAGGATGAAGTGGCAGAGATCAAAGCCGCTCATTTCGAGGAATCGATGAAGTATGCTCGCAGGAGTGTAAGTGATGCTGATATTAGGAAGTATCAAGCTTTTGCCCAGACACTCCAGCAGTCGAGAGGGTTCGGAAGCGAATTTCGGTTTGCAGAGGCCGGTACCGGTGCTGCGGGATCAGATCCATTCGCAGCTTCTGCTGGCGGTGCTGATGACGATGACCTCTATAGTTAA
- the LOC115746862 gene encoding putative pentatricopeptide repeat-containing protein At3g08820, which translates to MSVVANPASASLRGKGSEIKALLLQRGLASLGQLKQVHASLLRHGLDRDPSLLNPILRRAFDFPDASGYPLLLFRRAWRPGVYLWNTMIHGLVSNDRFREAADFYRSMRRDGLLPDYFTIPFALKACARLSDFRLGRRMHALVVKMGVGCDIYVQTGLLCFYTKCGYVEDAYKVFDDIPDKNVVSWTAMITGYIEFEKFGEAVAMFGRMLEMGLRPDCLTLVKVVSACSRIGNVRSGEWIHRYVTNSGMEKNVFVATSLLDMYAKCGNMEKARYVFDTMPEKDVVPWSIMVQGYASHGLPREALNIFSQMQRENLMPDCYVMVGLLNACAQLGALELGCWASNLIDRNEFLDNPILGTALIDMYAKCGSVARAWGLFREMRERDRVVWNAAITGLALNGHVKPAFALFGQVEKLGVRPDGNTFMGLLCACTHAGLVNEGRQYFKSMVSVFSLPPTIEHYGCMVDLLCRAGNLEEAHNLIKDMPMEPNTIVWGALLGGCRLHRDTKMAEHVLKKLIELEPWNSGNYVLLSNIYSASHRWDDAADIRLTMDNQGIRKVPGYSWIEVDGIVHEFLVGDESHPMSTEIYTKLEELTKELKAAGYIPTTEFVLFDIEEEEKEHSLGWHSEKLAVAFGLISTGPNAVIRVVKNLRVCGDCHQALKLISKITRREIIVRDNNRFHCFIDGSCSCRDYW; encoded by the coding sequence ATGTCCGTCGTTGCCAATCCAGCCTCTGCTTCGCTCCGCGGCAAGGGCTCGGAGATCAAGGCCCTCCTCCTCCAACGAGGCCTCGCCTCCTTGGGCCAGCTCAAGCAAGTCCACGCTTCCCTCCTCCGCCATGGCCTCGACCGAGACCCCTCCCTCCTCAACCCCATCTTGCGTCGCGCCTTCGATTTCCCCGACGCCTCGGGATATCCCCTCCTCCTTTTCCGCCGGGCCTGGCGACCCGGCGTTTATCTCTGGAACACGATGATTCACGGCCTGGTTTCGAATGACCGTTTCCGCGAGGCTGCGGACTTCTACCGCTCGATGCGAAGGGACGGTTTGTTGCCCGATTACTTCACCATCCCTTTCGCCTTGAAGGCGTGCGCGAGGCTTTCGGACTTCCGGCTCGGCCGGAGGATGCACGCTCTCGTGGTGAAGATGGGTGTGGGCTGCGATATCTATGTCCAGACCGGTTTGCTTTGCTTTTATACGAAATGCGGATACGTCGAAGATGCGTACAAGGTGTTTGACGATATTCCCGACAAGAACGTGGTTTCCTGGACTGCAATGATAACTGGTTATATCGAGTTTGAGAAGTTCGGGGAGGCGGTTGCTATGTTTGGAAGGATGTTGGAAATGGGTCTGAGGCCGGATTGTCTTACCCTCGTTAAGGTGGTGTCTGCGTGTTCGCGAATCGGGAATGTACGCAGTGGAGAGTGGATACACAGATATGTGACGAACAGTGGCATGGAAAAGAATGTTTTTGTTGCTACCTCATTACTGGATATGTATGCCAAGTGCGGGAACATGGAGAAGGCGCGTTACGTGTTCGATACGATGCCTGAAAAGGATGTAGTCCCTTGGAGCATCATGGTTCAAGGTTATGCATCCCACGGCCTCCCTAGAGAGGCTTTGAACATCTTTTCCCAAATGCAGAGGGAGAACCTAATGCCTGATTGTTATGTCATGGTTGGGTTACTCAATGCTTGCGCTCAATTGGGAGCGCTGGAGTTAGGCTGTTGGGCCAGCAACTTGATAGACAGAAATGAGTTTCTGGATAATCCCATCTTGGGCACAGCATTGATTGACATGTATGCAAAATGCGGAAGTGTGGCTCGGGCGTGGGGATTGTTcagagaaatgagagagaggGATCGAGTGGTCTGGAACGCTGCCATAACCGGCCTTGCCTTGAATGGGCATGTCAAACCTGCATTTGCGTTGTTTGGCCAAGTGGAGAAGCTTGGGGTTCGGCCAGATGGGAACACATTCATGGGTTTGCTTTGTGCATGCACACACGCAGGCTTGGTGAATGAGGGCCGGCAATACTTCAAGAGTATGGTTAGCGTATTTTCTTTGCCTCCTACAATAGAGCATTATGGATGTATGGTGGATCTCCTCTGCCGTGCGGGTAATTTGGAAGAAGCTCATAATTTGATCAAAGATATGCCTATGGAACCAAATACCATTGTTTGGGGTGCGTTGCTTGGTGGATGTAGGCTCCACCGAGACACCAAGATGGCAGAACATGTACTGAAGAAGCTGATTGAGTTAGAACCGTGGAATTCAGGTAATTACGTTCTCTTATCCAATATTTACTCTGCAAGCCATAGATGGGATGATGCAGCTGACATTAGGTTGACAATGGACAATCAAGGGATCCGAAAAGTACCTGGATATAGTTGGATTGAAGTAGATGGTATTGTCCATGAATTCCTTGTTGGAGATGAGTCTCATCCCATGTCAACGGAAATATATACAAAACTTGAGGAGCTGACTAAAGAATTGAAAGCAGCTGGTTATATTCCTACAACTGAGTTTGTGTTGTTCGACATagaagaggaggaaaaggaGCATTCCCTGGGTTGGCATAGCGAGAAGCTGGCTGTTGCATTTGGTCTGATAAGCACAGGCCCAAACGCGGTTATTCGAGTGGTGAAGAACCTCCGAGTATGCGGCGATTGTCATCAGGCACTTAAGCTTATTTCTAAGATCACGCGTAGAGAGATCATCGTTAGGGATAATAACCGATTCCATTGTTTCATTGATGGCTCTTGTTCATGTAGAGATTACTGGTGA